The following proteins are co-located in the Leptospira weilii genome:
- a CDS encoding cell division FtsA domain-containing protein: MFIYDQFLAIDYGTSAIKGVLFQKVLGKLNILRSEIMSISHGEEDEYKHNILRFINSYFPGETSIVLNLPLSRLFVREFSIPLTTVKAVREVIPFEVENRIPFPMETVEVTGNIWRIDQEKSNVIAYSAHHSELDFITAPFFGSNIIFRGLFVDSVSLASVVSEHSNKEITHKKSVQVDIGGRVTILSILNEGKVAHTRYISMGGDTLTEQIASDLKIPFEKAEAIQFSLQFEPFAEEGVDLNLFAKEFKLKASDIKKAFQSAVKFAEKLSSEINRSIVSMNEAERPEILYLSGGGSKIRGIESFFGDSLGLIIRRYDFLSLNGDTFSTCLGMGYHFGFPKKDKVDFIDTPHVKRINKNILNLDQFRPHLIFSGISLFILITVFFVGIIVDKRKLSAGDKILAEKFQKGFGRPAPEDTDILEYATKLKNEEKKKTEIYRLYLSKPSVLDILFELSINFPSSDMQPFQLDQFDYDQDLVKIGGKVNEFSEIGVVQRSLEKSPMFKDIEIVDKKLMQGVKNYKVSFIIKMKVVNKPVSSEESF; encoded by the coding sequence ATGTTTATTTACGATCAATTTCTTGCAATCGATTATGGAACGAGTGCGATCAAAGGCGTACTGTTTCAAAAAGTTCTCGGTAAGTTAAACATTTTACGTTCCGAGATTATGAGTATCTCTCACGGAGAAGAGGACGAATACAAACACAATATTCTTCGTTTTATCAATTCCTACTTTCCTGGAGAAACGAGTATCGTTTTGAATCTTCCTTTGAGTCGTCTTTTTGTAAGGGAGTTTTCTATTCCTCTCACGACCGTAAAAGCGGTTCGGGAAGTGATTCCTTTTGAAGTGGAAAACAGAATTCCGTTTCCCATGGAAACCGTCGAGGTAACGGGAAACATATGGAGAATTGATCAGGAAAAATCGAACGTGATTGCGTATTCGGCGCACCACAGCGAATTGGATTTTATCACCGCACCCTTTTTCGGAAGCAATATCATATTTAGAGGTTTGTTTGTGGATTCGGTCAGCCTTGCTTCCGTTGTCTCTGAACATTCGAACAAAGAAATCACTCATAAGAAATCTGTCCAAGTGGACATAGGCGGACGAGTTACCATCTTAAGTATTTTGAATGAAGGAAAAGTCGCTCATACCAGATATATCTCCATGGGTGGAGACACTCTTACGGAACAAATTGCGTCCGACTTAAAGATTCCTTTTGAAAAGGCGGAAGCGATACAATTTTCTCTTCAATTTGAACCGTTTGCGGAAGAAGGGGTTGATCTCAATTTGTTCGCGAAGGAATTCAAACTCAAAGCAAGCGATATCAAAAAGGCATTTCAAAGTGCCGTAAAATTCGCGGAAAAGCTTTCATCCGAAATTAACAGAAGTATCGTGTCGATGAACGAGGCTGAAAGACCGGAAATTTTATATCTTTCGGGCGGGGGAAGTAAGATCCGAGGAATCGAATCCTTTTTCGGGGATTCTCTGGGACTCATCATCCGTAGATATGATTTCCTTTCTTTGAACGGGGATACCTTCTCGACTTGTTTGGGAATGGGTTATCATTTCGGATTTCCGAAAAAAGATAAGGTCGATTTTATAGATACTCCTCATGTTAAGCGGATCAATAAGAACATTCTAAACTTAGATCAGTTTAGACCGCATTTGATTTTTTCGGGAATTTCTTTGTTCATTCTAATCACGGTTTTTTTTGTAGGAATCATAGTCGACAAACGAAAACTCAGTGCAGGCGACAAGATACTTGCCGAAAAATTTCAGAAAGGTTTTGGCAGACCCGCCCCCGAAGACACAGATATATTAGAATATGCCACTAAACTCAAGAACGAAGAGAAGAAAAAAACTGAGATTTACAGATTATACTTAAGCAAACCAAGTGTTCTGGACATTCTATTCGAATTGTCCATAAATTTTCCTTCTTCTGATATGCAACCGTTTCAGTTGGATCAGTTCGATTACGATCAAGATCTCGTCAAGATCGGAGGAAAAGTAAACGAGTTTAGCGAAATAGGAGTTGTACAAAGATCTTTGGAAAAGTCCCCTATGTTTAAAGATATAGAGATTGTAGACAAAAAATTGATGCAAGGCGTTAAAAATTATAAAGTGTCTTTTATCATTAAGATGAAGGTCGTCAATAAACCAGTTTCTTCGGAGGAATCGTTTTAG
- a CDS encoding type II secretion system protein GspJ: MKIKNAHFKRNGFTLIEISIVVMILGVIFVGIFSTYYTSLRISRESSSSGGAAKRDILLAIENIRSTISMTYFHQTQRRLIFIGKNEGRGIDRKDRLDFAATHPNSEETSMPEVREVSFYLKPMPDNSDYNLLIRREDEMVDRYPKSGGTEYTLLTYVKSFQLRYSRTGAKWEDEWDSKLTKSIPRLIRIELIVNSGKKEVRYETLAFPGILFK, encoded by the coding sequence ATGAAAATAAAGAACGCTCACTTCAAACGAAACGGTTTTACCTTGATCGAAATTTCGATCGTGGTGATGATTTTGGGCGTTATATTTGTCGGAATTTTTTCTACATATTACACCTCTCTTAGAATTTCCAGAGAATCTTCTTCTTCCGGAGGGGCGGCAAAAAGGGATATTCTTCTTGCGATTGAGAATATTCGAAGTACGATCTCGATGACATACTTCCATCAAACTCAGAGGAGACTGATCTTTATCGGTAAAAATGAAGGGAGGGGAATCGATCGTAAGGACCGTTTGGATTTTGCGGCCACACATCCGAATTCGGAAGAGACTTCCATGCCGGAAGTGAGAGAAGTCTCTTTCTACTTAAAACCGATGCCGGATAATTCCGATTACAATCTACTCATACGCAGAGAAGATGAGATGGTGGATCGTTATCCGAAATCGGGAGGAACAGAATATACTTTGTTGACTTATGTAAAAAGTTTTCAGCTCAGATATTCCAGAACCGGAGCGAAATGGGAAGACGAATGGGATTCGAAGCTTACCAAGTCGATTCCGAGACTGATCCGAATCGAGTTGATCGTAAACTCTGGAAAGAAGGAGGTCCGTTATGAAACGCTTGCGTTTCCGGGGATTCTTTTTAAATAA
- a CDS encoding type II secretion system F family protein: protein MAIYSYVAFNKKGKEEKGIIDAASLQAARSKLKNKGLYVRNISEDSEKKDRELFPFLAKYFYRIPRKEVGLFSRQLATLLGAGIPLDKSLSSIVEQTENQNFRKVLTGMQANITEGASLSEAMKKHPDVFPSQFPSLVAVGEKTGDYEATLTRLAELEEKSSELKAKVQVAMVYPFIMGSLSIFVTIFLLTVVIPQIQELFLQFDAKLPLITRIVIGVSDILIGFWWLLLALGFGAVASFIYYKNTPKGKRNWDEFVLKIPILGSLARKVLVSSFARNIGILLSNRVPLITTLTIVEKIVNHSIFGEEIKNAVERIKEGEKLSASFSGSVILPQMVVGMIAAGEVSDRVPEMMNKLADIYDTEVDTAIKTMTQSMEPLMIVVMGLLIGTIMASIMVPMYNLTQQLQNI, encoded by the coding sequence ATGGCAATTTATTCTTACGTTGCATTTAATAAAAAAGGAAAAGAAGAGAAGGGGATTATAGACGCCGCTTCTCTTCAAGCCGCCAGATCCAAGTTAAAGAATAAGGGTCTTTATGTTCGCAACATCTCCGAAGACTCCGAAAAAAAAGACAGGGAACTCTTTCCTTTTTTAGCGAAATACTTTTATAGAATTCCCCGCAAAGAAGTAGGACTTTTTTCTAGGCAACTCGCAACGTTACTCGGCGCCGGAATTCCTCTGGATAAATCTCTTTCCAGCATCGTAGAACAAACGGAAAACCAAAACTTTAGAAAAGTTCTTACCGGAATGCAGGCAAATATCACGGAAGGTGCTTCCCTATCGGAAGCGATGAAAAAACATCCCGATGTGTTTCCCAGTCAATTTCCGTCTCTGGTCGCGGTTGGAGAAAAAACCGGGGATTACGAAGCCACTTTGACTAGACTTGCCGAACTCGAAGAAAAATCGAGCGAACTCAAAGCAAAAGTTCAAGTAGCGATGGTATATCCGTTCATCATGGGTTCTTTATCCATCTTCGTTACGATCTTTTTATTAACGGTAGTTATTCCGCAGATTCAAGAATTGTTTCTACAGTTCGACGCGAAACTTCCTTTGATCACTCGAATCGTAATCGGAGTTTCGGACATTCTGATCGGATTTTGGTGGCTTCTTCTTGCCTTGGGCTTCGGCGCTGTTGCGAGTTTTATCTATTACAAAAACACTCCTAAAGGAAAACGAAATTGGGACGAGTTCGTGTTGAAAATTCCGATTTTGGGTTCTCTTGCACGCAAAGTTCTCGTGAGTAGTTTTGCAAGAAACATCGGAATTCTTTTGAGTAACCGTGTTCCATTGATTACTACATTGACCATCGTGGAAAAAATCGTGAATCATTCCATCTTCGGAGAAGAAATTAAAAACGCGGTAGAAAGAATCAAGGAAGGAGAAAAACTTTCCGCATCATTCAGCGGGTCCGTAATTCTGCCTCAGATGGTGGTGGGTATGATTGCCGCCGGAGAAGTCTCGGACCGGGTTCCGGAAATGATGAATAAACTCGCGGATATTTACGATACCGAAGTGGACACCGCGATTAAAACAATGACACAATCCATGGAACCTTTGATGATTGTGGTTATGGGTCTTTTGATCGGAACGATTATGGCATCCATTATGGTCCCAATGTACAACTTGACGCAGCAACTTCAAAATATATAG
- a CDS encoding pilus assembly FimT family protein codes for MKLQNVRKGFTLIELIVVIAILAGLISILASTAANFIIPSGSDAAQTLKQAAEFCYKKSILTNTTMILELDIDNDTYAVKKLVRDESGLKEILIFKPQKLPYTSEIIDITDIRGFRYTKGIIKVPYTYLGISADYSVHLGNDPSIYRTLILYRYGGKVSVLEGEQFHTSSNLATDKNWKEQDDNEQQQP; via the coding sequence ATGAAGTTACAAAACGTCCGGAAAGGATTTACTCTGATCGAGTTAATCGTTGTTATTGCGATACTTGCGGGGTTAATTAGTATTCTCGCAAGTACCGCCGCGAATTTCATTATTCCTTCCGGAAGTGATGCGGCGCAAACTCTAAAACAAGCGGCCGAATTCTGCTATAAAAAATCCATTCTTACGAATACCACGATGATATTGGAATTGGATATAGACAATGACACGTATGCTGTCAAAAAATTAGTTCGAGACGAAAGCGGACTTAAGGAAATCTTAATTTTTAAGCCTCAGAAACTTCCTTATACTTCCGAAATTATCGACATCACCGATATTCGAGGGTTTCGATATACGAAAGGAATCATCAAAGTTCCTTATACTTATCTCGGAATCTCAGCGGATTATAGTGTTCATTTAGGAAACGATCCTTCTATTTACAGGACTTTAATCCTTTATCGATATGGAGGGAAAGTTTCCGTATTGGAAGGAGAGCAGTTTCATACTTCTTCGAATTTGGCGACCGATAAGAATTGGAAAGAGCAGGATGATAACGAACAGCAACAGCCGTAA
- a CDS encoding general secretion pathway protein GspK, producing the protein MKRLRFRGFFLNNIQILLNSIRKFPFTFLNTRKNVSSASFVFKIRIGYKNKSLLILPRRNIRKSREGFMVVILVMAIGTASFYTATEFGELSLGELRVAQANADGFRALLLAKAGFQGALGALKKIPEEYLYKSGIALNPPPLPLGGGTIYYKISSEDGKINLNSLLNQDDNQQNLRSVEMLSRLFDQFGIKREKLFPIFDWLDTDLQEVGGGAEDGYYSSLKPPRKNKNSFMYSLSELVSVKGFDRETVYGSLKPTDFDQKYSKAFQSEEERALIGDNDFVLANNVTAYIPSGQNSDDRINLNGAPYFVLMSLSDFMTKQAAMRILKFKLERGGFIKELKDLEKFQEFQIPTAGGLTLYKELAGEGTDVSGGRVKTKGEIFRIVAVGQVKNTIRRITGIFDLTNNQMLYYMED; encoded by the coding sequence ATGAAACGCTTGCGTTTCCGGGGATTCTTTTTAAATAATATTCAAATTTTATTAAACTCGATTCGAAAATTTCCTTTTACTTTTTTGAATACGCGGAAGAATGTTTCAAGCGCTTCGTTTGTTTTTAAAATACGAATCGGTTATAAAAACAAGTCGTTGTTGATTTTACCGCGACGAAACATTCGCAAATCCAGGGAAGGTTTTATGGTCGTTATCTTAGTGATGGCGATCGGTACCGCTTCCTTTTATACGGCTACGGAATTCGGAGAACTCTCCTTGGGGGAACTAAGAGTCGCTCAAGCGAATGCGGACGGATTCCGGGCGCTTCTTCTTGCAAAAGCGGGTTTCCAGGGGGCGCTCGGCGCACTTAAAAAAATTCCGGAGGAATATCTCTACAAAAGCGGAATCGCACTCAACCCTCCGCCTTTGCCGTTGGGAGGCGGGACCATTTATTATAAGATCAGTTCCGAAGACGGAAAGATCAATTTGAATTCTCTTTTGAACCAGGATGACAATCAACAGAATCTGCGTTCTGTAGAAATGCTTTCGAGACTTTTTGATCAATTCGGTATCAAACGGGAAAAACTCTTTCCGATCTTCGACTGGTTGGATACAGATCTTCAGGAAGTCGGCGGAGGCGCGGAAGACGGATATTACTCCTCTCTAAAACCCCCTCGTAAGAATAAGAATTCCTTTATGTATTCTCTTTCGGAACTCGTTTCTGTCAAGGGATTCGATAGAGAAACGGTTTACGGTTCTCTAAAGCCGACAGACTTTGATCAGAAATATTCCAAAGCGTTTCAATCGGAAGAGGAACGCGCATTGATCGGAGATAACGATTTCGTTTTAGCGAATAACGTGACCGCATATATTCCTTCCGGACAAAATTCGGATGATAGAATCAACTTGAACGGTGCGCCATATTTTGTTTTGATGTCTTTATCCGATTTTATGACCAAACAGGCCGCTATGAGAATTCTTAAATTCAAATTGGAACGCGGCGGTTTTATCAAAGAACTGAAAGATCTGGAAAAATTTCAGGAATTTCAAATTCCAACCGCAGGGGGATTGACGCTTTACAAGGAACTCGCAGGAGAAGGAACCGATGTTTCGGGAGGAAGGGTGAAAACCAAGGGAGAAATCTTTCGAATCGTAGCAGTGGGTCAGGTAAAGAATACAATTCGCAGAATCACGGGTATTTTCGATCTGACCAATAACCAGATGCTTTATTATATGGAAGACTAA
- a CDS encoding type II secretion system protein has product MITNSNSRKSVSFRIAKIIRQFGFYKTNLHRNDETRSIGDCAHSSKLIRSGFNLIEVSIALALAGIAMTYTYMVISNGIRQQRMAALISNAVHLAKIKMAQIDSVSVLQSDKTTGNIPGYPGYSFETIINEEEMDLMKLAGKENKKPEDLLGGRDSEMNKLIMKRSGQANQGAATVGIIRVFRIKVTIKYPTGNGTESYTAETFKSAQY; this is encoded by the coding sequence ATGATAACGAACAGCAACAGCCGTAAATCCGTTTCCTTCCGGATCGCAAAAATCATACGTCAATTCGGATTCTACAAAACGAATTTGCATCGTAACGACGAAACTCGTTCGATCGGAGATTGCGCACATTCGTCGAAATTGATTCGAAGCGGTTTTAATTTGATCGAGGTTTCTATTGCTCTTGCGTTAGCCGGAATTGCAATGACATACACTTACATGGTTATCTCCAACGGAATCAGACAACAAAGAATGGCCGCTTTAATTTCAAACGCAGTTCATCTCGCTAAAATTAAAATGGCTCAGATCGATTCTGTGTCTGTGCTTCAATCCGATAAAACCACTGGAAATATTCCGGGTTATCCCGGATACAGTTTTGAAACGATAATCAATGAGGAAGAGATGGATCTTATGAAACTTGCCGGAAAAGAAAATAAAAAACCGGAGGATCTGCTCGGTGGTCGGGATTCGGAGATGAATAAATTGATCATGAAAAGATCAGGGCAGGCAAATCAGGGGGCGGCTACTGTCGGAATCATCCGAGTTTTCAGAATTAAGGTTACGATTAAGTATCCCACTGGGAATGGAACGGAATCTTATACTGCGGAAACGTTTAAGTCCGCGCAATATTAA
- the gspG gene encoding type II secretion system major pseudopilin GspG codes for MNQSKLKRKYRKGLTLIELAVVVIILGALIALVYSNFKPGEISDDTAVLKLKKDAYELQSHLERYAQRYGTYPSDEQGLEALVEKPTTGDVPEDWKPVLTKKAAINDPWGTPYKLKRDANGDVQLITMGKDKKEGGEGKNADFNILNEDEYPTDFRRK; via the coding sequence TTGAACCAATCCAAATTAAAAAGAAAGTACAGAAAAGGTCTGACACTGATCGAACTCGCCGTTGTTGTGATCATTTTAGGCGCTCTGATTGCTCTTGTTTATTCCAACTTTAAACCCGGTGAAATCAGCGATGATACCGCGGTCCTCAAACTAAAAAAAGACGCCTACGAACTTCAATCGCATCTTGAAAGATACGCGCAACGTTACGGCACTTATCCTTCCGACGAACAAGGTCTCGAAGCTTTGGTGGAAAAGCCTACTACGGGAGATGTTCCTGAAGATTGGAAACCCGTACTGACCAAAAAGGCAGCGATCAATGATCCTTGGGGAACTCCTTATAAACTCAAAAGAGACGCGAATGGCGACGTTCAACTCATAACCATGGGCAAGGATAAAAAAGAAGGCGGAGAGGGTAAAAATGCTGACTTTAACATCCTTAATGAAGACGAATATCCGACCGACTTCCGCAGAAAATAA
- the gspN gene encoding type II secretion system protein GspN: protein MKKDKEFQEETALTPEEEEFLTLELQEEEEETTPRFTLRQKLILIGTGLFSFLIFTIWLFPLDEVVRSSLQSSSVKTGTIVNFRDLSISILGNVTLDTLEITTSSNFKIKTEEAILKTSLLGLIKKKFNGKFKLISLKIDTENGPLAKIRSFEGQGKFDNLDQGFSRMSGTLDLEIPAGSSSGMIQELPEIPLLGELKNITIKKFLTKVNIQGGNLIFNDFTLDTSIARFDITGNIRLSENISFSQLNLRICLELDRNFALERQDIQDMLTLLEKQSGSKCIPVMGTVNKPEVKIPGLSGLSPPETP from the coding sequence ATGAAAAAAGACAAAGAATTTCAGGAAGAGACCGCACTTACTCCCGAAGAAGAGGAATTTTTGACTCTTGAACTTCAGGAAGAGGAGGAGGAAACGACCCCTCGTTTTACGCTCAGACAGAAACTGATTCTTATCGGAACGGGTCTTTTTTCGTTTCTCATTTTTACAATTTGGCTTTTCCCTCTAGACGAGGTCGTTCGTAGTTCTTTACAGTCCTCTTCGGTTAAAACGGGAACTATCGTCAATTTTAGGGATTTGAGTATTTCGATTTTAGGAAATGTAACTTTGGATACTCTGGAAATCACCACGTCTTCCAATTTTAAGATAAAAACAGAAGAGGCGATTTTGAAGACTTCCCTACTCGGTTTGATTAAGAAAAAGTTCAACGGAAAATTTAAACTGATTTCCTTAAAAATTGACACCGAAAATGGACCCTTGGCGAAGATTCGTAGCTTTGAAGGTCAGGGAAAATTCGATAATTTAGACCAAGGTTTTTCGAGAATGAGCGGCACGTTGGATTTGGAAATTCCGGCCGGGTCCTCTTCGGGTATGATTCAGGAGCTTCCTGAGATTCCTCTTTTAGGCGAGCTCAAAAATATTACGATTAAAAAGTTTCTTACAAAAGTGAACATTCAAGGCGGGAATCTCATCTTTAATGATTTTACATTAGACACATCGATTGCACGTTTCGATATCACGGGAAATATTCGTCTATCGGAGAACATATCCTTTTCTCAGTTGAATCTTAGGATTTGTCTGGAACTGGATCGCAACTTTGCGTTGGAAAGACAGGATATCCAAGACATGTTGACTCTCTTAGAAAAACAGAGCGGAAGTAAATGTATTCCGGTTATGGGAACCGTCAACAAGCCGGAAGTGAAAATTCCGGGATTATCCGGGCTATCTCCACCGGAAACTCCTTAG
- the gspE gene encoding type II secretion system ATPase GspE, which translates to MKTLGDILIEEGIISEKDLEDSLKVQKKNNLPLSHIIQKKGIAGETDILRALSKLYRLEFREKLEFTGMEDVFLQIPLKLLQRSRIVPFQLSKKTIRVAVSDPSDLHPMDDVRNFLKGYNVEFVLAPEPEIMRIIHSQFDTTSSSAKEMLNEMEGSFSELAEAFENETLDLSDDAPIIKMVNVILSQAVNERASDIHIEPYEKSLVVRYRVDGILHNVLSPPKSYHAGISSRIKIMSNLNIAENRLPQDGRIKLRLAGKDIDIRVSTIPCQFGERIVMRLLNKTDQKYSLDTMGFYPDLIKSLRSLIYEPHGIVLVTGPTGSGKSTTLYSALSELNTEERNIITCEDPVEYQIEGISQMQMQEKIGLTFATGLRAILRQDPDVIMVGEIRDEETARIAIQASLTGHLVFSTLHTNDAASAATRLIDMGIEPYLITSTVLGFMAQRLVRVICAQCKETYKPTASELESIGISRKALKNGSLHRGKGCSHCMGTGFKGRTGIYELLLVNSHIKHAILQGKDAGQLNEIALEHNFQTLKDYGVKKVIDGVTTIDEVLRVT; encoded by the coding sequence TTGAAAACTCTCGGGGATATCCTAATCGAAGAGGGAATCATATCCGAAAAAGACCTGGAAGATTCCCTTAAGGTTCAGAAGAAAAATAATCTCCCGCTCAGTCATATCATTCAGAAAAAAGGAATCGCCGGAGAAACCGATATTCTTCGCGCCCTGTCCAAACTCTATCGGCTTGAATTCAGGGAAAAACTCGAGTTTACCGGAATGGAAGACGTATTCTTACAAATTCCGCTGAAACTTCTTCAAAGAAGTAGGATTGTTCCATTTCAACTTTCTAAAAAGACGATTCGAGTCGCCGTGTCCGATCCGTCCGATCTGCATCCGATGGACGACGTACGGAATTTCTTAAAAGGTTATAACGTAGAATTCGTTCTTGCCCCCGAGCCGGAGATCATGAGAATCATTCATTCTCAGTTCGATACCACCTCTTCCTCAGCAAAAGAAATGCTCAATGAGATGGAGGGAAGTTTTTCAGAACTTGCGGAAGCTTTCGAAAACGAAACTCTCGACTTAAGTGACGACGCCCCCATCATCAAGATGGTGAATGTGATTCTTTCGCAGGCCGTCAACGAAAGAGCTTCGGATATTCATATCGAACCCTACGAAAAGTCGCTCGTGGTTCGTTACAGAGTGGATGGTATTTTGCATAACGTTCTCAGTCCTCCCAAATCCTATCACGCCGGAATTTCTTCCAGGATCAAGATCATGTCGAATCTGAATATCGCGGAGAATCGGCTTCCTCAAGACGGGAGAATTAAACTCAGACTTGCTGGAAAGGACATCGATATCCGGGTTTCTACGATTCCCTGTCAGTTCGGAGAAAGAATCGTTATGAGGCTTTTGAATAAAACGGATCAAAAGTATTCTTTGGATACGATGGGTTTTTATCCCGACCTCATCAAATCGCTTCGTTCTTTGATCTATGAACCTCATGGAATCGTTCTCGTTACGGGACCGACCGGATCGGGAAAATCCACCACGCTCTATTCGGCGCTCAGCGAGCTGAACACAGAAGAAAGAAACATCATCACTTGCGAAGACCCCGTGGAGTATCAGATCGAAGGAATTTCTCAGATGCAAATGCAGGAGAAAATCGGTCTTACGTTTGCTACCGGACTCAGAGCGATCTTACGACAAGACCCGGATGTGATTATGGTGGGGGAGATTCGAGACGAGGAAACCGCGAGGATCGCGATCCAGGCTTCTCTTACGGGTCACCTTGTGTTTTCCACGTTGCATACGAATGACGCGGCGAGTGCGGCTACCCGTTTGATCGATATGGGAATCGAACCGTACCTGATCACTTCCACGGTTTTGGGTTTTATGGCTCAGAGACTTGTGCGCGTTATCTGCGCTCAGTGTAAGGAAACGTATAAACCGACCGCTTCGGAATTGGAATCGATTGGAATTTCTAGAAAGGCTTTAAAGAACGGAAGCTTACACAGAGGTAAGGGTTGTTCTCATTGTATGGGAACCGGTTTTAAGGGAAGAACGGGAATCTACGAACTTTTGTTGGTGAATTCTCATATCAAACATGCGATCCTACAAGGCAAGGACGCGGGACAATTGAACGAGATCGCGCTGGAACATAACTTTCAGACTTTAAAGGATTACGGAGTCAAAAAGGTAATCGACGGAGTTACAACGATCGACGAAGTCCTCAGGGTGACCTAA